A DNA window from Polyodon spathula isolate WHYD16114869_AA chromosome 18, ASM1765450v1, whole genome shotgun sequence contains the following coding sequences:
- the LOC121330624 gene encoding V-type proton ATPase subunit G 3-like → MTSQSHGIHHLIQAEKKAKEKLDEAKKRKARRLKQAKDEALAEVEHYRQMRENGFKNKQTGIMGSQGKFSLEVDEQTKNKIQTINSNFNQNKESVLKQLIDMACGIKAEIHGNYRG, encoded by the exons ATGACCAGCCAATCCCATGGAATCCATCATCTTATACAGGCAGAGAAAAAGGCCAAGGAAAAGCTTGATGAAGCTAAAAAAC GAAAAGCAAGACGTCTAAAGCAGGCAAAAGATGAAGCTCTAGCGGAAGTGGAACATTATCGTCAAATGAGGGAAAatggctttaaaaacaaacaaacaggt ATAATGGGATCTCAAGGTAAATTTTCGCTCGAGGTGGatgagcaaacaaaaaacaagatccAGACCATCAACAGCAACTTCAATCAGAACAAAGAGAGTGTTTTGAAGCAACTAATTGATATGGCTTGTGGAATCAAGGCTGAGATTCATGGTAACTATCGAGGATAA